Within the Candidatus Cloacimonadota bacterium genome, the region CAACCTCAAATATGCCGCTGAAGGCGAAAAAGAGGAATGGAGCGACCTGTATCCCACCTTTGCGGAAATCGCCGAAAATGAAGGCTTCAAAGACATTGCCCTCACCTTCCGCTTGGTGGCGAAGGTGGAAAAAGAGCACGAAAAACGCTTCCGCAAGCTCTACGACAACGTTAAAGACCTCAAGGTCTTCAAAAAAGATGAAAAAACCTTCTGGAAATGCATCAACTGCGGCTATATCCACGAAGGGGAAAAGGCACCGGAGCTCTGTCCCTGCTGCCTGCATCCACAAGCATATTTTGAAGTGCACTGCGAAAACTACTAAGGAGTAAAAACATGCAA harbors:
- a CDS encoding rubrerythrin family protein: MSFKESKTAANLMKSFAGESQARMRYLYAAKTAKKAGFEQIANIFTETAENEREHAKLFFKHLLKKGLEGEMVDIVASYPVGWNAEDTLTNLKYAAEGEKEEWSDLYPTFAEIAENEGFKDIALTFRLVAKVEKEHEKRFRKLYDNVKDLKVFKKDEKTFWKCINCGYIHEGEKAPELCPCCLHPQAYFEVHCENY